The proteins below come from a single Rhizobium tropici CIAT 899 genomic window:
- a CDS encoding ABC transporter substrate-binding protein — translation MTKEHPTGAKLPRIGMLLAGDRSYPSFAAFCEGLGALGYAEGQTFAMEARFSAGQLDRLPVLAEELVATEVDVIAVIGAVTLQAVRRATSDIPIVFTVVLDPVSAGLVSDVQQPGGNVTGVTNFDPAQAMTQIKILKQTLPNLARLAILGDAGVPDTLPNLYTAEAEAAGLHPQVVLLRGVEDIEGAFEAFRGEGAHALLSLEVPRTSTHGRKITELAVSARLPTMFGRDLARYEPLLAYGTSLAAAARQMAGMVDRILKGAKPGDIPIECVTQPELIANLTVARRIGITIPPKVLALADEVIG, via the coding sequence ATGACCAAGGAACATCCGACCGGTGCGAAGCTCCCACGGATTGGCATGCTGCTCGCCGGAGATAGGTCATATCCGAGCTTCGCCGCTTTCTGCGAGGGCCTCGGCGCGCTTGGCTACGCCGAGGGCCAAACCTTCGCAATGGAGGCGCGCTTCTCGGCGGGCCAGCTTGATCGGCTCCCGGTCCTTGCGGAGGAGTTGGTGGCCACCGAAGTTGACGTCATCGCCGTGATCGGCGCGGTAACACTCCAGGCCGTACGTCGCGCGACCTCCGATATCCCTATTGTCTTTACGGTCGTGCTCGACCCCGTTTCCGCCGGCCTGGTCAGCGACGTGCAACAGCCAGGCGGAAACGTCACAGGCGTGACGAACTTCGACCCTGCGCAGGCGATGACCCAGATCAAAATCCTCAAGCAAACCCTCCCCAATCTTGCACGGCTCGCGATCCTAGGGGATGCGGGTGTGCCAGACACGCTGCCGAACCTTTATACAGCTGAGGCCGAGGCCGCAGGATTGCATCCCCAAGTAGTGCTGTTAAGGGGAGTAGAAGACATTGAGGGGGCTTTTGAGGCTTTCAGGGGCGAAGGCGCCCATGCCTTGCTGTCTCTGGAGGTGCCACGCACCAGCACTCACGGCCGGAAGATCACCGAACTGGCGGTGTCCGCGCGGCTGCCGACGATGTTCGGACGAGACTTGGCCCGCTATGAGCCGCTGTTGGCCTATGGCACGAGCCTTGCGGCTGCGGCCCGGCAAATGGCCGGAATGGTCGATCGCATCCTCAAGGGGGCGAAGCCGGGCGATATTCCCATCGAGTGCGTCACCCAGCCCGAGTTGATCGCGAATCTGACGGTCGCTAGGCGGATCGGTATCACCATTCCACCGAAAGTGCTTGCGCTTGCGGATGAGGTCATCGGATAA
- a CDS encoding YcjX family protein has translation MPPSLTSFTDDALIAFDNLADRAAGLVNPTIRLGVTGLSRSGKTVFISSLVHNLLNGGRLPLFEPVQSGRVSAVRLEPQPDDAVPRFQYEDHIRALVKDRVWPDSTRAISELRLTLDYQSASGWNRLFSPGRLSIDIVDYPGEWLLDLPLLAKDFRTFSEETLALAETGIRAELSGHWLGMTEAADIVEPADEMKARDLATAFADYLKACKSDERSLSTLPPGRFLLPGDLDGSPALTFAPLKLPSEGNAPKGSLWAMMERRYESYKAVVVKPFFREHFARLDRQIVLVDALQAINRGPEAVQDLERALTDVLACFRPGTNSLLSSLLGRRIDRVLVAATKADHLHHESHDRLEALTRRLVDRAIERIGMAGAGIDVMAIASVRATREATVTRDGQTLPVIVGTPMDGETIAGETFDGNRKTAVFPGDLPENPRWLFEALESNGANVHLPEVNVVRFRPPELEKTGEGIKLSVPHIRLDRAMQFLFGDRLA, from the coding sequence TTGCCCCCAAGCCTGACCTCTTTTACCGACGACGCCCTCATCGCCTTCGATAATCTGGCCGATCGAGCCGCCGGCCTCGTCAATCCGACAATTCGTCTGGGCGTCACGGGCCTCTCCCGTTCAGGCAAGACCGTCTTCATCTCCTCGCTGGTACATAATCTGCTGAATGGCGGACGCCTGCCGTTGTTCGAGCCGGTGCAATCCGGCCGTGTCTCCGCCGTTCGTCTCGAACCGCAGCCCGATGACGCCGTGCCGCGCTTTCAGTATGAGGATCATATCCGCGCGCTCGTGAAAGACCGCGTCTGGCCGGATTCGACAAGGGCGATTTCCGAGCTGCGCCTCACGCTGGATTACCAAAGCGCCAGCGGCTGGAACCGCCTGTTCTCGCCCGGCCGCCTCTCGATCGATATCGTCGATTATCCGGGTGAATGGCTGCTGGACCTGCCATTGCTCGCCAAGGATTTCCGTACCTTCAGCGAGGAGACGCTGGCGCTGGCGGAGACCGGCATTCGTGCCGAATTGTCAGGTCATTGGCTTGGCATGACGGAAGCGGCAGATATCGTCGAACCCGCCGACGAAATGAAGGCGCGCGATCTGGCCACGGCTTTCGCCGACTACCTGAAAGCCTGCAAATCCGACGAACGTTCGCTTTCCACATTGCCCCCCGGCCGCTTCCTTCTGCCAGGCGATCTCGACGGTTCGCCTGCCCTCACCTTCGCGCCACTGAAGTTGCCTTCCGAGGGCAATGCGCCGAAAGGGTCGCTATGGGCGATGATGGAGAGGCGCTACGAGTCCTACAAGGCCGTTGTCGTCAAACCCTTCTTCCGCGAACATTTCGCCCGGCTTGACCGCCAAATCGTTCTGGTCGATGCCCTGCAGGCCATCAATCGTGGCCCGGAAGCGGTGCAGGATCTCGAACGAGCGCTGACGGATGTGCTGGCCTGCTTCCGCCCGGGCACCAACTCCCTCCTCTCCTCGTTGCTCGGCCGGCGCATCGATCGCGTGCTGGTCGCCGCAACCAAGGCCGACCATCTCCATCATGAAAGTCATGATCGGTTGGAAGCGTTGACGCGCCGCCTCGTCGACCGCGCCATTGAGCGCATCGGCATGGCCGGAGCCGGCATCGATGTGATGGCCATCGCTTCGGTGCGCGCAACCCGCGAGGCAACCGTGACCCGCGACGGCCAGACGCTTCCCGTCATCGTCGGCACGCCGATGGACGGGGAAACCATCGCCGGCGAGACCTTCGACGGCAATCGCAAGACGGCGGTCTTTCCAGGTGATCTCCCGGAAAATCCCCGCTGGTTGTTCGAAGCCCTTGAATCCAATGGGGCAAACGTCCATCTGCCGGAAGTGAATGTCGTGCGGTTCCGCCCGCCGGAGCTGGAAAAAACCGGGGAAGGCATCAAGCTTTCGGTGCCGCATATCCGCCTCGACCGCGCCATGCAGTTCCTGTTCGGAGACCGTCTCGCATGA
- a CDS encoding YcjF family protein, translating into MTKSTENEPNGNRRPGAFAVEPETSQKEATAPAVRKPQSFDTDIVLTPDTDDPFINPALGADSDAAAIAKPRRKGFSFGKVALSALGILVSLAFGLWTDQLIRDLFSRADWLGYTALAVVAVGILAVLGIVIRETAGMMRLAAVQAIKAEADAAAVEIRPARAKALVKRLCAILEANPDTARGRATLKAAEDDIIDAPQLIDLAERELLGPLDRRARALILGASKRVSVVTAVSPRALVDILYVLYEAARLVRAMAELYGGRPGTLGMVRLMRDVIAHLAVTGSIAVGDSIVQQLIGHGLASKLSARLGEGVVNGMMTARIGIAAMDLCRPLPFKALKRPGIADFASDLTPSVGGRNPA; encoded by the coding sequence ATGACGAAATCGACCGAAAACGAGCCGAACGGTAATCGTCGTCCCGGCGCCTTCGCGGTGGAACCGGAAACCTCCCAAAAAGAGGCAACTGCGCCGGCGGTTCGCAAGCCGCAGAGCTTCGATACCGATATCGTGCTGACGCCCGACACGGACGATCCGTTCATCAACCCCGCCCTCGGCGCCGATTCGGATGCGGCCGCCATCGCCAAGCCGCGCCGCAAGGGATTCTCCTTCGGCAAGGTAGCACTCAGCGCGCTCGGCATTCTGGTATCGCTCGCTTTCGGCCTCTGGACGGATCAGCTCATCCGCGACCTGTTCAGCCGGGCCGATTGGCTTGGCTATACCGCCCTTGCGGTCGTTGCCGTCGGCATTCTGGCCGTGCTTGGCATCGTCATTCGCGAGACGGCCGGAATGATGCGGCTCGCCGCTGTGCAGGCCATCAAGGCAGAGGCGGACGCCGCCGCCGTCGAAATCCGGCCGGCGCGCGCCAAGGCATTGGTAAAGCGACTCTGCGCCATTTTGGAAGCCAATCCGGACACGGCAAGAGGCCGCGCGACCCTGAAGGCGGCAGAAGACGATATCATCGATGCACCGCAACTAATCGACCTCGCCGAACGCGAACTGCTCGGCCCGCTCGACCGCCGCGCCCGCGCGCTGATTCTCGGTGCCTCGAAACGGGTATCGGTGGTAACTGCCGTCAGTCCCCGTGCCCTCGTCGATATTCTCTACGTTCTCTACGAAGCGGCGAGACTCGTCCGCGCCATGGCCGAGCTTTATGGCGGCAGACCCGGAACGCTCGGCATGGTCAGGCTAATGCGCGATGTGATCGCCCACCTGGCCGTCACCGGCTCCATCGCAGTCGGCGACAGTATCGTCCAGCAACTGATCGGCCACGGCCTGGCGTCGAAACTGTCGGCGCGTCTTGGCGAAGGCGTCGTCAACGGCATGATGACCGCAAGAATCGGCATCGCCGCCATGGACCTCTGCCGGCCGCTCCCCTTCAAGGCGCTCAAGCGTCCCGGCATTGCCGATTTTGCCAGCGACCTCACGCCGAGCGTAGGCGGCCGCAATCCTGCATGA
- the folK gene encoding 2-amino-4-hydroxy-6-hydroxymethyldihydropteridine diphosphokinase: protein MPEGAAVRTTLGLGGNLDNPVHAMALALRTLDARADCRVVSVSRLYRTPPWGKTDQSFFYNSCAAVDTTLSPEALLDVCLDIERQMKRVRIERWGPRTIDIDVLTYGGLEKAEPLLTIPHPRMVERGFVLMPLADFAADLTVKGRTITDWLQDVDIEGIEVADESRDWWRTA, encoded by the coding sequence TTGCCTGAGGGTGCAGCCGTGCGGACGACGCTCGGTTTGGGCGGCAATCTGGATAACCCGGTCCACGCCATGGCGCTCGCCCTGCGTACGTTGGACGCGCGTGCCGATTGCCGGGTGGTTTCGGTGTCGCGGCTTTACCGCACGCCGCCCTGGGGCAAGACGGACCAATCTTTTTTCTACAATTCCTGTGCTGCCGTCGATACGACACTTTCGCCGGAAGCCCTGCTTGACGTCTGCCTCGACATAGAGCGGCAGATGAAGCGGGTGCGGATCGAGCGCTGGGGGCCACGCACGATCGATATCGACGTGCTGACCTATGGAGGTTTGGAAAAGGCCGAGCCGTTGCTCACCATTCCACATCCGCGAATGGTCGAGCGTGGTTTCGTGCTGATGCCGCTTGCTGATTTTGCCGCCGATCTCACGGTGAAGGGCCGCACGATCACCGACTGGCTGCAGGATGTTGATATCGAAGGTATCGAGGTTGCGGACGAAAGCCGTGATTGGTGGCGGACAGCCTGA
- the folB gene encoding dihydroneopterin aldolase, protein MNAVTYTITLQNCAFFARHGVHDEEEFLGQRFFVDAELDVEAGDALERDSIDDTVNYGVAFSVIEEIVTGRRRYLIEALALDVAKELCRRFPSIRRAKITVRKPNAPVPGVLDYVQVSIEHFA, encoded by the coding sequence ATGAACGCTGTTACATACACCATTACTTTGCAGAATTGCGCCTTCTTTGCCCGGCACGGCGTCCATGACGAGGAGGAATTCCTCGGCCAGCGCTTCTTCGTCGATGCCGAACTCGATGTCGAAGCCGGCGATGCGCTGGAGCGCGATTCGATCGACGACACCGTCAATTACGGCGTCGCCTTCAGCGTCATCGAGGAAATCGTGACAGGTCGCCGGCGTTATCTGATCGAGGCGCTGGCGCTCGATGTGGCGAAGGAGCTATGCCGTCGTTTTCCGAGTATCCGCCGGGCCAAAATCACGGTACGCAAGCCCAATGCCCCGGTTCCGGGCGTTCTCGATTATGTACAGGTGAGCATTGAGCATTTTGCCTGA